In a genomic window of Roseiflexus castenholzii DSM 13941:
- the cas7i gene encoding type I-B CRISPR-associated protein Cas7/Cst2/DevR, whose protein sequence is MAFVTGLLLIDAPASALNNLGNIPGEREENTVGVKVITTKAGAFPYVSAQAFRYWLRTTLERRVPAWKASPMFREEKIAYTDANPILYWDDDIFGYMRAPGKSDTAKKSREQMTTLDEATPVTDTITRASPFRVSTLVSIAPVNLTNDFGVMSRHEGNPVPHEHQFYRTTLKGLFSLDLWACGTFSYLNRTGFRNLDDERLKLIRDYPGAEHLEAEKSYRLPKAERLARVKALFSGMAQLEGGAKQTLHYTDVSPALVIFAVTNGGNHIFHHTVGANRNGLPEVKIDALREALRVFADGIRSPVYVGWVKGYLDEARAGFEQFVAEHNATAADARLPSIHLSHPREAFTAFVKSFDQHPEWMD, encoded by the coding sequence ATGGCTTTCGTTACCGGTCTGCTCTTGATCGACGCGCCAGCGTCGGCGCTCAACAATCTCGGCAATATTCCCGGCGAGCGTGAGGAGAACACCGTCGGGGTCAAGGTCATCACGACCAAAGCGGGCGCCTTCCCGTATGTCTCGGCGCAGGCTTTCCGCTACTGGCTGCGCACCACGCTCGAACGGCGCGTGCCGGCATGGAAAGCGTCGCCAATGTTCCGTGAAGAGAAGATTGCGTACACCGATGCAAACCCAATTCTCTATTGGGATGATGACATCTTTGGTTACATGCGCGCACCGGGAAAATCGGATACCGCCAAAAAGAGTCGTGAGCAGATGACAACGCTCGATGAGGCGACGCCGGTGACAGACACGATCACGCGGGCGTCGCCCTTCCGGGTCAGCACGCTGGTGTCGATTGCGCCGGTTAATCTCACGAACGATTTCGGCGTGATGTCGCGCCACGAGGGGAATCCGGTGCCGCATGAGCACCAGTTCTACCGAACAACCTTGAAGGGTCTCTTCTCACTCGATCTGTGGGCATGCGGCACCTTCTCGTATCTCAACCGTACCGGTTTTCGCAATCTCGATGACGAGCGACTCAAGCTGATCCGCGACTATCCCGGTGCCGAGCATTTAGAGGCAGAGAAGTCGTACCGCTTGCCCAAAGCGGAGCGGCTGGCGCGGGTGAAGGCGCTGTTTAGCGGGATGGCGCAACTTGAGGGTGGAGCGAAGCAGACGTTGCACTATACCGATGTCAGCCCGGCGCTGGTGATCTTCGCCGTGACCAACGGTGGCAATCATATTTTCCATCATACGGTGGGGGCCAATCGCAATGGTCTGCCAGAGGTCAAGATCGACGCCCTGCGTGAGGCGTTGCGTGTGTTTGCCGATGGTATCCGCTCACCGGTGTACGTGGGATGGGTGAAAGGCTACCTCGACGAGGCGCGGGCCGGTTTTGAGCAGTTTGTCGCCGAGCACAATGCGACCGCCGCCGACGCCAGATTGCCGTCGATTCACCTGAGCCATCCACGGGAGGCGTTCACCGCCTTTGTGAAGTCGTTTGATCAGCACCCCGAATGGATGGATTAG
- the cas5b gene encoding type I-B CRISPR-associated protein Cas5b yields MQALKIVLEGVTTSFRYPHFMLGVQPSFPLPPPATIYGHVCSALGDWVEPEGLAFAYHFTAAGEGEDLEHIHVLSAASGKLPGGERKALEGNVNPFRRRILLFPQLTLYLNRPDWIDAFRAPRYPVILGRSQDLAGYTRIEVVDLKQTEHVYFEHTLLPYTMATQIPAGIVTLMPRWIDYRNRRRPVFARYLIVQQRVTTAQMLRFDDQTSLYWSDPTAPSAGGVPLGLWFHTFVGANDEALAMA; encoded by the coding sequence ATGCAGGCGCTGAAGATCGTGCTCGAAGGAGTGACGACCTCCTTCCGCTACCCGCACTTTATGCTGGGGGTGCAGCCCAGTTTCCCGTTGCCGCCCCCGGCCACGATCTATGGGCACGTGTGCAGCGCGCTGGGCGACTGGGTCGAACCGGAAGGGCTGGCATTCGCCTACCATTTCACGGCTGCCGGCGAGGGTGAGGACCTGGAGCACATCCATGTGCTCTCGGCGGCATCGGGCAAATTGCCCGGCGGCGAGCGCAAGGCGCTGGAAGGGAATGTCAATCCCTTCCGGCGTCGTATCCTGCTCTTTCCGCAACTGACGCTCTATCTCAACCGGCCCGACTGGATCGACGCTTTTCGCGCGCCGCGCTACCCGGTTATCCTGGGACGCTCGCAGGACCTCGCCGGCTACACGCGGATCGAGGTGGTCGATCTGAAACAGACGGAGCATGTCTATTTTGAGCATACCCTCCTGCCCTATACAATGGCGACGCAGATCCCGGCCGGCATCGTGACGTTGATGCCGCGCTGGATCGATTACCGCAACCGTCGCCGACCGGTGTTTGCCCGTTATCTGATCGTGCAGCAACGGGTGACGACGGCGCAGATGCTGCGTTTTGACGATCAGACGTCGCTCTACTGGAGCGATCCGACTGCGCCATCGGCGGGTGGTGTGCCGTTGGGATTGTGGTTTCACACGTTTGTGGGAGCAAATGATGAAGCCCTCGCCATGGCCTGA
- the cas3 gene encoding CRISPR-associated helicase Cas3', giving the protein MDHILAKSQQYGGETLAAHTWDVLVKLSDLYRLRPRLDNGSQLWHCLYWAAFLHDFGKAARGFQQRLRGGQAWSHRHEVLSLAFVDTIADGFTPEEQRWLVAAIVSHHRDEPEIAETYPPGLRRDPLVDLCNELEPQVIDHLQRWLTECANPWREALGLAEVVGKITPQSVTVNPKRVRYWLQVYHDWVAANDPAARVPGILLRGLITTADHMASAHLHRVPPPITEPWSALAKRLLSQGQQVYDHQQQSGEMKGQSALLMAPTGSGKTEAALYWALGDGAAPPARIFYTLPYQASMNAMYDRLRQNFGDELVGLQHGRAAQALYARFREGEEWSAAARRVQWEKNLNILHARPLKVLSPYQLLKALFQLRGFEAMLTDYAQAAFVFDEIHAYEPERLALITGLMRYLREQFAARFFVMSATFPQLIRKQLTVALGDVPVIQACPEIFTHFRRHQLFLCDGELIDPTTIAAIVAEVQAGRQVLVCANTVARAQALRDQLAQAGLTDDQLLLIHSRFTYGDRSRIEQDIRARCGSNVTPRPPLALVATQVVEVSLDIDLDTIYTDPAPLEALLQRFGRVNRKGAKGICPVYVFRQPTDGQGVYGRDRDPQQAGHIVRVTLAELEQHNREIIDEAAINQWLDNIYADPVLSQQWTEAYQRMAQQVELIINGLRPFQSDEQREDDFEQMFDGVEVVPQCFEQAYVDCLVQERFIEANDYLVSISKQRFAILRNQGKIRPAEEVGQRRVWVALLPYDSRNGLSFGDTTYDPDWS; this is encoded by the coding sequence ATGGACCATATCCTGGCGAAGAGTCAGCAGTACGGCGGTGAGACGCTGGCAGCACACACGTGGGATGTGCTGGTCAAATTGTCCGATCTGTACCGACTGCGCCCACGCCTCGACAATGGTTCGCAACTCTGGCACTGCCTCTACTGGGCGGCGTTTCTGCACGATTTTGGCAAAGCAGCGCGCGGATTCCAGCAGCGGCTGCGTGGTGGACAAGCCTGGTCCCATCGCCACGAGGTGCTGTCGCTGGCGTTTGTGGATACCATCGCCGACGGCTTTACCCCGGAGGAGCAACGCTGGTTGGTCGCGGCAATCGTCTCCCATCACCGCGATGAGCCGGAGATTGCGGAGACCTATCCACCGGGTCTGCGCCGCGATCCGCTGGTTGATCTGTGCAACGAACTCGAACCACAAGTGATCGATCATCTTCAACGCTGGCTGACGGAATGCGCCAACCCCTGGCGTGAGGCGTTGGGGTTAGCTGAGGTGGTGGGGAAGATTACACCGCAATCGGTGACGGTCAACCCCAAACGGGTACGCTACTGGTTGCAGGTCTATCACGATTGGGTTGCGGCGAACGATCCTGCAGCGCGGGTACCCGGTATCTTGCTGCGTGGCTTGATCACCACCGCCGATCATATGGCTTCAGCGCATCTGCATCGTGTGCCACCACCGATCACCGAACCGTGGTCGGCATTGGCCAAACGTCTCTTGTCGCAGGGACAGCAGGTCTACGACCACCAACAGCAAAGTGGCGAGATGAAAGGACAATCGGCGCTGCTCATGGCCCCAACCGGCAGTGGCAAAACCGAAGCCGCACTCTATTGGGCACTCGGTGATGGCGCCGCACCTCCGGCGCGCATCTTTTACACTCTGCCCTATCAGGCGAGCATGAATGCAATGTACGACCGATTGCGGCAGAACTTTGGCGATGAGCTGGTCGGATTGCAGCATGGCCGGGCAGCGCAGGCGCTCTACGCCCGCTTCCGCGAGGGTGAGGAATGGTCGGCAGCGGCGCGGCGCGTGCAGTGGGAGAAAAACCTGAACATCCTGCATGCTCGCCCGCTCAAGGTGCTCAGTCCATACCAACTCCTCAAAGCCCTCTTCCAACTGCGTGGGTTTGAAGCCATGCTCACCGATTATGCGCAGGCGGCATTTGTGTTTGATGAGATTCACGCTTACGAACCGGAACGTCTAGCCCTGATTACCGGTCTGATGCGGTATCTACGCGAGCAGTTCGCTGCACGTTTCTTTGTGATGTCGGCTACATTTCCCCAGCTTATTCGCAAACAGTTAACGGTGGCACTTGGTGACGTTCCGGTGATCCAGGCTTGCCCGGAGATCTTTACCCACTTTCGTCGTCACCAACTATTCCTATGCGACGGCGAATTGATCGACCCGACTACCATCGCCGCGATTGTTGCTGAAGTGCAGGCGGGCCGGCAAGTGTTGGTCTGCGCGAATACGGTGGCGCGAGCGCAAGCGCTGCGCGATCAGCTCGCGCAAGCCGGTCTCACCGATGATCAACTACTCTTGATCCATAGCCGCTTCACCTATGGCGACCGCAGCCGCATCGAGCAAGACATCCGCGCGCGCTGCGGTAGTAATGTCACGCCACGACCGCCGCTGGCGCTCGTGGCGACGCAGGTGGTTGAGGTGAGTCTCGACATCGATCTCGACACGATCTACACCGATCCGGCGCCGCTTGAAGCGCTTCTGCAACGCTTCGGGCGGGTCAACCGCAAAGGCGCAAAAGGCATCTGCCCGGTCTACGTTTTTCGCCAGCCCACCGACGGGCAGGGCGTCTACGGGCGCGACCGCGACCCGCAACAGGCGGGCCACATCGTGCGCGTTACGCTTGCCGAACTGGAACAGCATAACCGTGAAATCATCGACGAAGCGGCAATCAACCAGTGGCTCGACAACATCTATGCCGATCCCGTGCTCAGCCAGCAATGGACGGAAGCCTACCAACGGATGGCGCAGCAGGTCGAGCTGATCATCAACGGGTTACGCCCATTCCAGAGCGACGAACAGCGTGAAGATGATTTCGAGCAAATGTTTGATGGGGTTGAGGTCGTGCCACAGTGTTTTGAACAGGCATACGTTGATTGTCTGGTTCAGGAACGGTTTATTGAAGCGAATGACTACCTGGTCAGCATCAGCAAACAGCGTTTTGCCATCCTGCGCAATCAGGGCAAAATCAGACCGGCAGAAGAAGTCGGGCAGCGACGAGTGTGGGTAGCGCTCCTTCCCTACGACTCGCGCAATGGTTTGTCATTTGGCGACACGACGTATGATCCAGACTGGAGTTGA
- the cas6 gene encoding CRISPR system precrRNA processing endoribonuclease RAMP protein Cas6 — MLTVHHLLLAFTAVTPLELDDNAGAAVRGAIVNALLNRFCANKAAPTCADCPLLTVCPVAALVAPMRDAGETGGEQRPRPYVTRPPQPRRYAPGETLTFGLGLFGHAADLFPYLVMAAQGIEVQGLGRRLQENNGRRGAVRLAAIDAFNPLTGAKQSLFRAGQRQVQAPGIPIGPAEVAAFAANLPTDRLTLRFLSPMRLIDGGRLVKRPALRPLVQRLGIRLTDLSTAYGDGPLPVADARSLLPLAEGATLARDTTRWIDVISHSRRTGERTPIGGFIGDAVFTGDLGPLRELLVWGSLVHVGKNAVKGDGWYNVES; from the coding sequence ATGCTCACAGTTCACCACCTCCTCCTGGCCTTCACCGCCGTCACGCCCCTCGAACTCGACGACAACGCCGGGGCTGCCGTGCGCGGCGCGATCGTCAATGCGCTCTTGAACCGCTTCTGCGCCAACAAAGCAGCGCCGACCTGCGCCGACTGCCCGCTTCTCACAGTCTGCCCGGTGGCGGCGCTCGTCGCGCCCATGCGCGACGCCGGTGAAACCGGCGGCGAGCAACGCCCGCGCCCCTACGTCACCCGCCCGCCACAACCGCGCCGCTATGCGCCGGGGGAAACCCTGACCTTCGGGCTGGGGCTGTTCGGGCACGCCGCCGATCTCTTTCCCTACCTCGTCATGGCGGCGCAGGGGATCGAAGTTCAGGGGCTGGGACGGCGCCTCCAGGAAAACAATGGACGGCGCGGCGCGGTGCGCCTCGCCGCCATCGATGCTTTCAATCCCCTGACCGGCGCAAAGCAGTCACTCTTCCGCGCCGGTCAACGCCAGGTTCAGGCGCCCGGCATTCCTATCGGTCCGGCAGAAGTCGCAGCGTTCGCCGCCAATCTCCCGACCGACCGCCTGACCCTGCGGTTCCTGTCGCCCATGCGCCTGATCGACGGCGGTCGCCTGGTGAAACGTCCGGCGCTGCGTCCGCTCGTTCAACGGCTCGGCATTCGCCTGACCGACCTCTCCACTGCGTATGGCGATGGTCCGCTCCCTGTGGCCGACGCGCGTTCCCTCTTACCATTGGCGGAAGGCGCCACCCTTGCGCGCGACACAACCAGATGGATCGATGTGATCAGCCATTCACGACGCACCGGTGAACGCACCCCGATCGGCGGCTTCATCGGCGACGCCGTTTTCACCGGCGACCTTGGACCCCTGCGTGAACTCCTCGTCTGGGGCAGCCTAGTCCACGTCGGCAAAAACGCCGTCAAAGGCGACGGATGGTACAACGTTGAATCTTGA
- the cas2 gene encoding CRISPR-associated endonuclease Cas2 → MRCLLIYDIPNDRARQKIADACLDYGLQRIQYSAFSGNLSRTHQRELMTEVKRRLGKNAGNIQLFTFPDDIWNARRVINQGESHE, encoded by the coding sequence ATGCGCTGCCTGCTCATCTACGACATTCCCAACGACCGCGCGCGACAGAAGATTGCCGACGCCTGCCTTGACTACGGCTTACAGCGTATTCAGTACAGCGCCTTCAGCGGCAATCTCAGCCGCACCCATCAGCGCGAATTAATGACCGAAGTGAAGCGGCGATTGGGCAAAAACGCCGGTAACATCCAACTCTTCACCTTCCCGGACGACATCTGGAACGCGCGGCGTGTTATCAACCAGGGAGAAAGCCATGAGTGA
- the cas1 gene encoding CRISPR-associated endonuclease Cas1, with the protein MHLIVDQFGVFISKHQGRIRVMKEKERLSEVPIMHLEQILICSDGVGLSSDVVRACAEEGIPIHFLNSANGGDYGTFVHSGITGMALTRRAQLRAGDDERGLRLAQAFASGKIQSQANMLRYAAKNRKENDPDLHNDLMRTATEILDALPPLRAVRGVLTDETRAALMGFEGMAGARYWTAVARIIPDDLGWPGRETRGARDRFNQALNYGYGVLQSQVRTALILAGLDPNAGFLHADRPGKPSLTLDLIEEFRQAVVDRTLIGLVNRQFEIVQRDDGLLDEDTRKRIAEKILERLNSTELYEGKRQPLRHILQCQARHIATFVRGERPTYEPFVMGW; encoded by the coding sequence ATGCACCTCATCGTAGACCAATTCGGCGTATTTATCTCAAAGCACCAGGGGCGCATTCGCGTCATGAAAGAGAAGGAACGTCTATCGGAAGTGCCGATCATGCACCTGGAACAAATCCTCATTTGCAGCGACGGTGTCGGTCTCAGCAGCGACGTGGTGCGTGCCTGCGCCGAAGAAGGGATTCCGATCCACTTCCTCAACAGCGCCAACGGCGGCGACTATGGCACGTTCGTGCATAGCGGCATCACCGGCATGGCGCTCACCCGCCGTGCTCAATTGCGAGCCGGTGACGACGAGCGCGGATTGCGTCTGGCGCAGGCGTTCGCCAGCGGCAAAATCCAGAGCCAGGCGAACATGCTGCGCTACGCCGCCAAAAATCGCAAAGAGAACGACCCGGACCTGCACAACGACCTGATGCGCACCGCCACCGAAATCCTCGACGCCCTCCCGCCGCTGCGCGCCGTGCGCGGCGTCCTTACCGACGAAACCCGCGCTGCGCTGATGGGCTTCGAGGGAATGGCCGGCGCGCGCTACTGGACAGCCGTGGCGCGCATCATTCCCGACGACCTCGGTTGGCCCGGACGCGAAACGCGCGGTGCGCGCGACCGCTTCAATCAGGCGCTCAACTACGGCTACGGCGTTCTCCAGTCTCAGGTGCGCACTGCCCTGATCCTTGCCGGGTTGGACCCCAATGCCGGGTTCCTCCACGCCGACCGACCGGGCAAGCCGAGCCTGACCCTTGACCTGATCGAAGAGTTTCGCCAGGCAGTCGTCGACCGCACCCTCATCGGGCTGGTCAACCGCCAGTTCGAGATTGTCCAGCGCGACGACGGACTGCTCGACGAGGACACCCGCAAACGCATCGCCGAGAAAATCCTCGAACGCCTGAACAGCACTGAGCTCTACGAAGGCAAGCGTCAGCCGCTCCGTCACATTCTCCAATGCCAGGCGCGCCACATCGCCACCTTTGTGCGCGGCGAACGTCCCACCTATGAACCGTTTGTGATGGGGTGGTGA